CCCTTGCAATGCTGCGGGCATGTTGGTTTCCCTGCGACTTCGAGGTTGAACCTCTTAGTCTCGCCACGACCAAAAACTCCCTGGCCCGTGTTTCAAGACGGATGACACGACTTTAGTCCATTTTTCTCATAATTCCATGTTACCATGGTTTCTTTCGAAAAAGTTCATTCCTTCCAAGCCGTGCCTGGCTGTCACCATCTGGTTTCAGGTTCTTTTCACCCCCCTTTAGGGGTTCTTTTCAGCTTTCCCTCACGGTACTAGTACGCTATCGGTCTTGAGATGTATTTAGGATTGGGAGTCGATGCCTCCCAAATTCACGCCCGATATCCGACGGACGCTACTCAAGTACTTGATCAAATCCTTGGAAATTACGTTTACGGGGCTTTCACCCTCTACGGCAAGACATTCCAGTCAATTTCAACTTCTTTAAAGAGGATTTTTAATCAAGACTTATCACACCACATCTTCAACTGGTTTTCCCAGAAGAATTCAGTTTGTCCTGTGCCGTTTTCGCTCGACGTTACTCACGGTATCGCTATTGCTTTCTTTTCCTCTGCCTACTAAGATGTTTCAGTTCAGCAGGTTCCCGCTCCTTACGGAGCATCCGAAGATAGGAAGTCCCATTAGGCAATCCTGGGTTCTAAGGATGCATGCTCCTCGCCCAGGCATATCGCTGCTTGCCGCGACCTTCTTCAGCACCTCAAGCCAAGCCATTCCCCAGATGGTTTAGTAGCATGAATTCTACTATTCTAGTTTTTATGTAATTTACTAATCTAGTTAGTTAATGCCAGTAGGGTTACTTATGCACGGATTCATTAAATCATCCCTTCACTTATATCATGTTAAGATACAAGCTGCACGAAAATATTAAATAGGATGGACCCACCGGGATTTGAACCCGGGGCCTCCGCCTTGCAAGGGCGGCGCTCTCCCAGTCTGAGCTACGGGCCCATTTGAGTTGGTCTTGGTAGAAGATTTAGTGTTTGGTTGCACACTGTTAAACTTCACTTTATAACTCGAATAATTTGTTTATATGTAAGGAGGTGATCCAGCCGCAGGTTCCCCTACGGCTACCTTGTTACGACTTCGCCCTCCTCAAAGAACCTAGATTCGACCTTAGCCGCTAGACTAAGGCCTCATCCAAACCCTTTTTGGGTGGCGTGACGGGCGGTGTGTGCAAGGAGCAGGGACGTATTCACCGCGCGATTATGACACGCGATTACTACGCATTCCAGCTTCATGAGGGCGAGTTACAGCCCTCAATCCGAACTAAGACTAGGTTTAGGAGATTACCTTCACTTTTCAGTGTTGGAACCCATTGTCCTAGCCATTGTAGCCCGCGTGTAGCCCAGGGGATTCGGGGCATACGGACCTACCGTCGTCCACTCCTTCCTCCAGTTTATCACTGGCGGTCCCCTTAGTGTGCCCGGCATCCTGTAAGGATCCGCTGGTAACTAAGGGCGTGGGTCTCGCTCGTTGCCTGACTTAACAGGACGCCTCACGGTACGAGCTGACGGCGGCCATGCACCTCCTCTCAGCTTGTCAAGCAAGATCGTCAATCTGGCCATCATCCTGCTGTCGCCCCTGGTGAGATGTCCGGCGTTGAATCCAATTAAACCGCAGGCTCCACGCGTTGTGGTGCTCCCCCGCCAATTCCTTTAAGTTTCAGTCTTGCGACCGTACTTCCCAGGCGGTGGACTTAACAGCTTCCCTTCGGCACTGGGGCAGCTCGAGGCCATCCCAACACCAAGTCCACATCGTTTACGGCCAGGACTACCCGGGTATCTAATCCGGTTCGCGCCCCTGGCTTTCGTTACTCACCGTCAGGTTCGTTCCAGTTAGACGCCTTCGCCACAGGTGGTCCTCCCAGGATTATAGGATTTCACCCCTACCCTGGGAGTACCTCTAACCTCTCCCGACCTCAAGCCTGATAGTATCTCCAGCAATTCCCACAGTTAAGCTGCGGGATTTCACCAGAGACTTATCAGGCCGGCTACGAACGCTTTAGGCCCAATAAAAATGGCCACCACTTGGGCTGCCGGTGTTACCGCGGCGGCTGGCACCGGTCTTGCCCAGCCCTTATTCCAAAAGCTTTTTACACTTAAGAAAAGCCACCCCGTTAAGAGTGGCACTTGGGGTCCCCCCGTCGCGATTGCTCGCATTGCGGAGGTTTCGCGCCTGCTGCGCCCCGTAGGGCCTGGAACCTTGTCTCAGGTTCCATCTCCGGGCTCTTGCTCTCACAACCCGTACAGATCAAAGGCTTGGTGGGCCATTACCCCACCAACGACCTAATCTGCCGCAGATCCATCCTTAGGCGCCGGAGCTTTAAGTGGAGAACCATTCCAGGTATCTCCATATATCCGGTATTATCCCCAGTTTCCCAGGGTTATCCCGGTCCTAAGGGTAGGTTATCCACGTGTTACTGAGCCGTTTGCCACGTTCCGAAGAACGTTCGACTTGCATGGCTTAATCGGACCCCAATAGCAGTGGCCTCCGCCAGGATCAAACGGATTTGACACGTTTAATTTAGCGGAAGTTTATTAGCATTTACTTGGGAAAGTAAACTTTAAAAAAATTAAAGAGGGTTTTCAGTAGCAACCAAATGTCACCACTTCTACCAAAACCAACATCAAACTCAAACGTTTGCTTTTCGCAAGGGTTTGAGCCCTCATTATCTTTAGCTACCAATGGAAATTAGACCTTCATTGTGTGATGTTCTCATACTCCGGCTTACGCCTTGATATGGTAGCACATATTATACTCCACGGCTGTCGTTTTACAAACTTTTTAGAATTTAATGCAAAATATAATAGACGTAACAACAGACGTGAGTAACTCTCAATATATTATGTATACATAATAAAGCTTTCTATCTCACCAGAATAGCAGGTGTAAAAAATGCTTATTTACCTGTTTAACAAAAAATAGCCAGTTATTTGCACAGAAAAATGCAAACATAATATATCATCTATTCTTAAATTGAATTACATCTTTTTAAAACTAGCGGTAAAATAACCACAAGAATAATCAGATTTTAAGGGATTTGATAGATTTTTCAATTATTTGAGTGGAATATATTATTGTATACAATATTTGAAAGAGCGTTAATCCACAAATCAAGTCAAACTGGGATCAGCTATTTAAACTTTTCGTTTACAATCAAATCACAAATTATTTTTATAGTCTAAATAGATTAAAAAAGTGGTGATAAATCATGAAATTCGGTATCGAATTTGTTCCAAACGAACCTATAGAAAAGATTGTAAAGCTTGTAAAACTAGCAGAAGACGTAGGTTTTGAATACACATGGATAACAGACCACTACAACAATAAAAATGTATACGAAACCCTGGCATTAATTGCCGCAGGAACCGAAACCATCAAACTCGGTCCTGGTGTAACCAACCCCTACGTAAGAAGCCCCGCCATAACTGCATCAGCAGTGGCTACCTTAGATGAAATATCCAACGGAAGAGCAACCTTAGGAATTGGTCCTGGTGACAAGGCTACCTTTGACGCCTTAGGAATTGAATGGACCAAACCTGTAAGCACCATTAAAGATGCTATAACCATGATGAGCACCTTAATGTCTGGTGGAAAAACCGAAACCGGTGCCAACTTAATGGGTGTAAAAGCAGTACAGGAAAAAATCCCTATCTACATGGGTGCACAGGGACCAATGATGCTCAAAACCGCTGGTGAAGCCTCAGACGGTGCTTTAATCAACGCATCAAACCCAAAAGACTTTGAAGCAGCAGTTCCACTCATAAAAGAAGGAGCAGAAGCCGCTGGAAAATCAATCGCAGATGTAGATGTAGCAGCATACACCTGCTGTTCCATAGACGACGACCAGGCCAAAGCAATAGGCGCAGCAAAAATAGTTGTAGCCTTCATCGCAGCCGGTTCCCCACCACCAGTATTCGAAAGACACGGCCTAGCCCCAGACACCGGTGCTAAATTCGGAGAATTCCTGGGTAAAGGTGACTTCGGTGGAGCTATAGGTGCTGTAACAGACGAACTCATGGACGCATTCTCTGTAGTCGGAACCCCCGCAGACTTCGTACCAAAAATCGAAGCTCTCGGAGAAATGGGTGTGACCCAGTACGTAGCTGGTTCCCCAATCGGTCCTGACAAAGAAAAATCCATCAAACTCTTAGGAGAAGTTATAGACAGCTTCTAAACACTTCTTCTCTTTTTTCTTTTTATTTTTAAAATCAATAGCTAATTTTTAATTAATTCAGAATTTTTCCATCATACCTTCTTAATCCATAATTTTTTATATTATTCCTAACTGGGTTGATAACAGGTAAATTCCTGCAATTACAATTATAATACCGGCTAACATCCTTATCCCTGATGAATATTTTATTATTTTTTCTAAATTCATTTTTGATAGTACAAATGCCAAGATCAGCAGGGTAAATGAGAATCCAAGGGAGAATAACAGCATATTAACAATACTGTAAATTATATCACCAGTAGATGCACTGTAAGCTGCTACTGCCACTATGTAAGGTCCAAAACAGGGAGACCAGGCTAAACATGTTATTAATCCTATGATAAATGAGCTTGAAACATTTTTATCCACAGGGGTGGAATGGCCGACGCTAAATCGGTTGGGATATAAAAGGATGACTACTCCCAGGATAATCAGAAAGATCGATGCTAATATTCTAAAGTAGAACAAGTAATGATTTATTGCCGCAGTAAAAAGTACCGTCAAAATGGTTATGATGGCAAATAACAAAAAAAATCCACCGACAAAGGAAATGGTGTAACTGAGCTCCTTTCTTAAAAGAGAATGCCCCACCACTATTGGGATCAGTGGTAAAACACAGGGAGATAGCACTGATACTATTCCGGCAGAGAAAGAAATTAAATAATCAAGCATCTTTTTAATCCTATATTCTGTTTACTTAGTTATATCATTTTTACGAAGTTTTCGGGACTTTGATATCCGGAAATGGTTTTTACCAGGTTTCCACTGGAGTCTAAGATTAGTATAGTGGGATAGCTGTAGATCTGATATCTTTTCATGAATTCTGGATTTTCATCACCGTTGATTTTTAAAAGCACATAGTTTGAAAGTTTCTGTGTTACCCTGGCATCCTGTAGGGTGTTTTTATCCATCTCCTTGCAGTAACCGCACCATGGAGCATGGACATCTACCATAATCAATTTATTGGTATTTTGGGCTGTATTTAAAGCCGAATTGAAATCTGTTTCCCATTTGAGGCCATCTGATGATGATGCATCATTATCAGTTGACGTCAACAGGTAAGCTCCCAGTACACCAGCCAGAATCACTGCAATTATGATAGCAATAAATCCAATCTTCATGATATCTCATTTAAAAATTAGTTTATAATATAGTTACTCTAATCATCTCTACTTTTTTATATCTATTACTTTAATCTAGATTATTTTACTTTTAATATCGTATTTCCTACATATCCTCTCAGATCTTT
This window of the Methanobacteriaceae archaeon genome carries:
- a CDS encoding cytochrome c biogenesis protein CcdA, whose translation is MLDYLISFSAGIVSVLSPCVLPLIPIVVGHSLLRKELSYTISFVGGFFLLFAIITILTVLFTAAINHYLFYFRILASIFLIILGVVILLYPNRFSVGHSTPVDKNVSSSFIIGLITCLAWSPCFGPYIVAVAAYSASTGDIIYSIVNMLLFSLGFSFTLLILAFVLSKMNLEKIIKYSSGIRMLAGIIIVIAGIYLLSTQLGII
- the mer gene encoding 5,10-methylenetetrahydromethanopterin reductase, whose protein sequence is MKFGIEFVPNEPIEKIVKLVKLAEDVGFEYTWITDHYNNKNVYETLALIAAGTETIKLGPGVTNPYVRSPAITASAVATLDEISNGRATLGIGPGDKATFDALGIEWTKPVSTIKDAITMMSTLMSGGKTETGANLMGVKAVQEKIPIYMGAQGPMMLKTAGEASDGALINASNPKDFEAAVPLIKEGAEAAGKSIADVDVAAYTCCSIDDDQAKAIGAAKIVVAFIAAGSPPPVFERHGLAPDTGAKFGEFLGKGDFGGAIGAVTDELMDAFSVVGTPADFVPKIEALGEMGVTQYVAGSPIGPDKEKSIKLLGEVIDSF
- a CDS encoding thioredoxin family protein, with the translated sequence MKIGFIAIIIAVILAGVLGAYLLTSTDNDASSSDGLKWETDFNSALNTAQNTNKLIMVDVHAPWCGYCKEMDKNTLQDARVTQKLSNYVLLKINGDENPEFMKRYQIYSYPTILILDSSGNLVKTISGYQSPENFVKMI